In Acanthopagrus latus isolate v.2019 chromosome 23, fAcaLat1.1, whole genome shotgun sequence, the genomic window ttgCTGTTGGTGAAAAAAATATAGCGTAATACACTAAACAACATTAACTTctcattattttgttgtttacaaTTATCTATTCACACCAGTATTATTTATTACCACAGACTTTAATCGCTCATCTACACACTGTATTTATAGGACATGATTCACACTCAGTTCTGACTCTGAATAACTTTCCTGCATCACAGATCATCAACCTGGAAACCTAAATTCTTTGTATCCAGAGAAACAGCAGATCctgtttacttttgtttgtttacagccaaGATTATTGTTTCTAACTACATTTGATGGCTTTACTTTTGTACTTTGATTCAAGATAAATTTCCATTTCAATTCTTTCCTCCACCACTAACATCTGTGTGATGTTGTCCAACAGACTCCTCACAGCTGAGGATCGTACTCATCGGGAAGGTTGGAGCTGGGAAGACTTCGGTCATGAACACCTTCCTGAGGAGCTCCGAGGAAAATGAGAAACCTGTTTCTTGCGGGACAGAACCACATCAAGTCCAGATCGCAGGACGATCTGTGGTCCTTGTCGACACTCCTGGTCTGTGCAGCACAGAACAAAcagatgaggaggtgatgaaggaGATCGAGCGTCGTGTCTCCCTCGCTGTTCCTGGACCTcatgtgttcctgtttgtcCTCAACTGTCTGGACAGAtttacagaagaagaacaggacATGGTGAAGATGATCAAGACGACGTTTGGAGAACACGTTACAGATTACACTGTGGTTCTGTTCACGTGTGGAGACGAACTGAAGAGAGATGGAAAACTGATAGAAGACTTCATTAAGGACAGCAGAGCTCTCAGAGGCTTTGTTGGTGAATGTAAAGGGGGACACCATGTGTTTGATAACAGAAACCAGGATCCATCTCaagtcacagagctgctgcagaagatcAGCATCATGGTTCAGACTAACGGAGGAAAGTGCTACACTGCTGACAGCAAAGACAAAGGTGCCAGACTTAAAAAGAGAATCGCTGTTACAACAGGCAGCTCTGCGGTGGCTGGAGCGGCTGTTGGAGGGTTAGTGTCGCACTTTGTTGGGAGCCCGTTGGGAGCTGCATTAGGTGCTACAGCTGGAGGAGTAGTTGGAGCTACAGTAGGAGGTGCAGGGATACTTGCAGTGGAACACGCTAAACATCAATGTATGATACAGTAAACTTACATAATTCACATCATGTATCAATCAAGGAGATAATAAATTAGCACGGAGCTGATATTCAGGATGACCAAATGAACAGTAGCATGtcagaaaaagggaaattaatTGAAATTGCTGTACTCAAAACACTAAAGTCACTTAAGTTTCCTTAACAGAAGCCAGGATTGTATTCACAGTTGCTGCTGACACGCCTGCTGTCATAATGCTGATAAAGAGAGCGCAGATCAGCGGACGGCCTCCTCTCATCGCCCGACATAAACCACCGCAGATCAATAACATCCCAAAGTATCAGAAGACGCAacgcaactcctggtccaagctcTGGTCGTCTCCCTCCTGGACTCTCAGCCTCTGAGACTGAACCACTGCAGTGtatccagaacgctgcagcgcCTCGTTTACAATCcacccaaattctcccatgtgacccgcctcctccgtgacctccactgacttcctgttgtggcCCGCGTCTGATTCCAGATGATGGTTCTGGACTTCAAGTCCGTCAACAGAACTGCACCGTCTTCCTCCAAAccctggtcagaccacacggcCCAGAGAGCACTGCACTCTTCTACATCAGCGGGCCGGCTGGTACcaccatcgctgagagcaaacagagctgctcagagaagtcaccactcttctctgttctggagcctcagaGGAGGAACCGAGTCCAGACCAgcgtcaggacagcagagtctctgtgtctgcagcaggagacTCAGGACTCAcctgttcagacttcacctggACCTGCAGAGCATCACTGCCTCCCAACAGccccaaaaatacaaaaataactgtatcatatcatatgCTGTCATATCATCACACTTCTATCACAGCATTTATGTACTTAAAGTATTTTTGACAAACAGCAGTTATGATCCTCAGATGACGGCTCGACAATTGTTTCTTTATCTCTTTTTGCTCCATAGACGGTGATGTcgtgtttctctcttgtgacaaatgtacttattgtaagtcactttcgacaaaagcgtctgctatatgtcctaaatgtaaatgtaaggtGACTTCTTTAATTCAAAGCTCACAGCAACATGTATACAAAGGTTAATGGTGAGAAAGAACGAGAGACACGAGCGACTTTCACACTGAACTAAATCAGACTGCAGTGCTGAAACTGACATCATGTGACTCTGATCCACGACGTGTTCACAATATATACAAAAGATTCATTTCTATgtattttcacatcaaaataCACTCAGACTAAATGTCACGTGTGCTTCTGTTAATTTGAACAAACTTATTTGAATCAACAATATCactcagctgtcaatcaagcTTCCTCTTAAAGCAGCTAGCAGGTGCTGATAACTCATGTCAGGAAGATGCTGCAGGAGagtttcacacagacagaaaatctATCTGTGGATTTAAGTGAGACTGGATCATGATTCATggagaaatgttttctggtttaaCCCTTTTACAGAGCGTCCTGATGAACAGACGGCTACAGTTGTTGCTGAAGTCactgctaacagaagctaactgTACTGGACTCTAGTTCAGTAGTTCAAATTCTACGCTGACACTCCTTCAAACACCAACAAGTATTCTGGAGTCCCTCCCTTCCTGACTTTTACAGGAACATGTGATGCCAAAGCAAACGGTTTTAGTGGCAGTATTCAGACAGTTTAACATGTCAGGGAAATATCTgataatgctaagctaactgatgTTATTTAGGTACTCTTTTAGTCAAATGTAATGTTAGCATGGAACTTTATAGCTTGAgcttttttgtgtctttgagtaaatgtagtttAGACTGAATCATCATCACACAGAAGTCATGGCAGCTATGTTGACTGAGGGATGGTAGACGTGCAGATTCTCTACCTGATGCTCTCAGACACACCTgctgacagtcagtcagtggctCTCACATCATTATTAGACTTGAGCATGAGCGCCCCctggtgtctgtgtgcactctgtgcaGCTGAGAGGCCAGAGGGACAAACACTCAGTTTCATCTATGAAATACATGTTTGAGCTTCTCGTGTGAATAAATgagtcagtgtgctgctgattCAGTATTTTGTGTCACTAATCATTTCTCTCAGATggaaacaacaacattcacctCACAGTTCTTAAACTTCCATCAGTTTCATGACATTAAGATGACTGTAATGTAACAGACATCTTCCAGCACACTGACTCAtacttcctctctgccttcatGCTGAATAACACAAACCCTCCCTCACCTCGTGAACCACATCGATCCGTCTCGTAACTGACTCCTTTCTCATTCCTGGTGTTGACTAGTTACCGAAACACTCGGTCAGTGTTGAGATAATCACGTCTGCTGCCTGTCGTCAGGACTGAACAACGGCCTCTCAGGCGTTCACCCTCCACATGACGCTCATTCTGTGAGAAGCTGCTCTCAGAACAACAGGCTTCGTTGTGTTTTCAGAGTGTCAGCAGTTTTTCTAAATGCTGTGCGTGTGTCGTCACAGTGGAGaagatgttttcttcatttgtttgcatgtgttttcctCAGCTGCACTGTGTTGAGCTCTCAGGCCGCCGTAGACTTCTGATGTTGCAACAAACCTACATTTGCCTTCAGACTAATGGCTGTATGAAGCATAACACTGGTGTTCAggagaaaataatgaatactGACATCCTACTAGATCCTCAGGAGACTTCAAGACAACGACATGTCTTACTAAAACTTTTATTGGTTGTCAGACAAACGATATGAAACTGTAAGAAAGAGCTGACAACAAACTCGTGGACTCAAAGGCTGAAACGAGTCTACAGTGAGGCTGGAAACATACGTAACACAGATGGACTGGGGCTCATTTAGGTCTCAGATAATTAGTCTAAACAACGAGGTTTTTCTTTGCATCAAGTCATGTCTAGACTAAAGGTTTCTAAAGGCTCAGTGTGTAGAACTCAAAAACACTCTCCAGAAACTGGATCAGTTGTATCCAAAGCACGATCAGGCAGAGCCAAAGTGAGCAAGCCATCAGAAGATCAGCACATCAGCTCACTGAGACAGAAAGCAGCTtcatcacagagacagaacTTTATGAATAAACACCACAAGACTCCAATCAGCAGGAAACCAGGACAAACACCTGAGGTGGGCTCAGAAATACCAGAAACTACAGTGGATGATGGTCTTAAAGTCTTTCCTGTAGGATGCATCCAGGAAGCCTCTGAAGGAAGGCGCCCTGGAGGCCTCCTGATCACCTCAGGTGACTCATTTTAATGTAAGAGCAGCAGCCATGCTAACACTAGCGCTAGTGCTAACGCTAACCCCTAAAGGATTCCCTCAGGGACACGCTGGTTAGCCTTCTCCAAGCCTGAACCACACATAGACTAGATGAAGAACCCTGCAGTGGTAAAGAGCTTGTTCCTGTTCCACAGCCACGACAGAACAAATTGTTCCTCTTGAAGTCAGTCAGCGCCTCCTCCAGCACCCAGGAGGCCGAGCAGTGTGAACCAGTGGGaaccaccaccacagccagcCACCCCAGAGGATCCGTCCTCAACCTGGACATGCAACAATGAAGAGTCACGTCAGCCAGGACAGCCCAACAGTGTTCAGAGCCTTCAGCACAGGACGAGCTCAGAAACCTCTGCTGGGCGTATGCCTGGTTCTTCAGACTCTGCCTCCTCCACAGATGATACACTGCTCATGTTCAGAAGATTTACCCACCTCAGCAGTTTCTCCAGTCCAGGTCAGTACTGGGTTCAGCTTCAGTGCCTGTCACACCCGTTCTGGCCTTCTGGTACCTGCCCGCTGCACAGGAATAGATGGCTAACCTGAGTACCAACCAGGTAGTGCTCAGCTGAGCCTCTTCACCCAAGTGTCCAAAACATACGGTGTTCTGGGACCAGGTTCCTAAACTTGGTGTGTGTTATATATGTTCTTGTCACAGCAGTCCAATAAAAAAACACCCCTCTCGTTCAGATCAGGTTGGCTGGAACAGAAACATATAAGATAAACAGCATGTAAAATAACCCACATGTGTCAATGAATACATGTAAAACAGGTTGTAAACTAGATATGATGCATTTCTGTTCCGCCCCTGAtttgctgcttgcagcttcaCTCTGGTTCCTGCGCTGTGATTGGTCGGCTCTCTGTGCCTTTTTACTCTCAGACTGACTTGGTAGCAGCTGACATGGGGAGGGAACCACTGACTTTATAATGTATGAAGATGAAATGACGAACTATTCAAGAAGACATCAGACCAGCTGCTTCCACCTCACGAAGATGGACAGAAAACATCTTCCTGGTTAGTAACtgttttattatgattttttattATCACTGTCACATATCTTGATGACAGACGACAGACACTCTCACTCATTCACCACGTTAAAGTCTCaacttttaaatatttctctCGCCCCTTCAGCCTCCTGCAAGTTTCATGTTTGTAATCTTCTCTGTACTCGTTTGTCTTCATGTCGAGTCTCACATGTTGCAGCAtcttattatttcattattatttttttatataatggATTTATATTTAGGTCATGTTGTATGTGATTCATTTTAAACAGATGTAACTGCTACATAATTCTGTGACTAATACATGATTTacaaattttgtattttttgtgttttctgtgattcaCCTTTTCAGACGTTGAGCAAATGTGTTATTTGCAGCTTCTGATCAGaccaaatacacaaactgacacttttcaGCTTTCATCAACTGAACTTAGTGATTTTTAAGATGTTCATTTTCctcattacatttgtttttaaatgtagttttgttaCATAAATACAGTCGAGGACACAAACACGAAGTACAGCAGCAGTTTATACTCGTGTGTCCAACACAtcaaaatggaataaaataattCCATACAGTGACAACATGAATGTTAAATTGTTAGAATAGTTAATTAGATGTTTGTGTTAAACACTTTGGTATGTGAGCCCAAAATGTTGCTACATATTTGTTCCTTCGTGATGTTTGTGAGATCAGAGCGacttattattcttatttcttataatgtcattttaaagatgttttttgttgagtGGAGGCAGTTTGATCAACTTCAGTTAAAACTCTTACAATCAAATAGAAAGTTTAGTAATTAGGAGAAGCAGCttgtgtgacatcacatctcattattattattattatgtaatatAATGTTAATTATCAGGTGTAATATCACTAACTTCTTCTTCAGTCCATTTGTAGTTTACCACGTCTTACTGTTTTTATATAAGGCTCTGGTTTCTGCAGTAACTCCTTTCATACTTCATATTTAGTATATTCACTATTATTTAATACTCTATTGTCTTTATTCTCATGAAAACTGGACCCAGTGTGTGATCCTGACCAGGAAGCCACTGGTTTTTGGAGCAGTCTCTGGTTTAGTCTGGTCTTCAGTGGGAATCTGAACCCGCCCCAGAGCCCACAACAGCCAACGAGTGATTGTGTAGACCAGTgacccactctctcttcttcctcctctctcctgagccaatCACACACCAGCCTCCCGATGATTGACGCATCAtgtagccaatgagatttcaaatccagtTTTTAAAGCCCTAAACTTGGAAATGATGccattttatgtgtgtttattatttagTGTCAATAAGGAAATGAAGGACAATAATGAGATTAATGGTCCCGTCACCATCAGGCAGGAGGGATCTGAGTCCGTCCTGATATTAAACTACAACATGTTAGACCATGTTTCAAATTTTTGAAATAACTGCATGTGATGTCATAGTTAAAGTTTGGTTGCCAAcggatgttgttttttcatttcaatcatgtatgtttattttaatattttagagGATGATCTGAGGATCCTGCTCCTGGGAGGAACCGGAGTTGGGAAGAGTTCGTCTGCAAACACCATCCTCAGGCGTGAAGCGTTTCACGCTGATAGGTCTCCTTCATCTGTGACAACAAGGTGCCAGAGGGCCTCCAGAGAGTGTGACGGACAAACTCTTGAGATTGTCGATACTCCAGGTCTGTTTCACACAGACAAAGGTCTCAGAGAGCTGATGACAGAGATCACAGGTTGCATCAGATGGATCTCTCCTGGTCCTCATGTGTTCCTGCTGGTTCTGAGGCTCGGTACCTTCTCAAGACAAGATCAAAAATGTCTGGAAACCTTCCAGAAAGTCTTCAAAGATGCAAAACGATACACGATTGTCTTGTTCACCCACGGAGATCAGTGTGAGGAAGGATGTGATGCTTTCATCAAACGCCATAAAGATCTGAAAAGGTTCATGGAG contains:
- the LOC119013324 gene encoding GTPase IMAP family member 7-like, whose translation is MTSEDILLSDSSQLRIVLIGKVGAGKTSVMNTFLRSSEENEKPVSCGTEPHQVQIAGRSVVLVDTPGLCSTEQTDEEVMKEIERRVSLAVPGPHVFLFVLNCLDRFTEEEQDMVKMIKTTFGEHVTDYTVVLFTCGDELKRDGKLIEDFIKDSRALRGFVGECKGGHHVFDNRNQDPSQVTELLQKISIMVQTNGGKCYTADSKDKGARLKKRIAVTTGSSAVAGAAVGGLVSHFVGSPLGAALGATAGGVVGATVGGAGILAVEHAKHQCMIQ